The sequence below is a genomic window from Zhongshania aliphaticivorans.
GACCGGCATTGCCACCCTCGGCACCGCCAGCAATACCGAGCATTTGCGCACCGCGTTTCGCTATGCCAGCGAACTGATTTTTTGTTTTGACGGCGATGCAGCGGGTCGCAAAGCCGCCGAGCGCGCCCTTGAAAATGCCCTCCCCACCATGGAAGACGGTCGCCGCATCCGCTTTTTGTTTTTACCCGAAGGCGACGATCCAGACAGCGTCGTGAACCGCGATGGCGCGGCAGGCTTCCAAAAACTCCTCGCCCAAGCGCAACCGCTGGAGCGCTATTTTTTTGAGTCATTCCACAGCCAAACCGACCCCAGCACCCTCGAAGGCAAGGCGCGCCTGAGCAAACTGGCCCTACCCATGCTGCAATTGCTGCCGCCCGGGGTTTTTCGCCAGCTGATGCTGGACTCGCTGGCGGAGCGCACCGGCCTTAGTCGGCACGCGCTCGATCAGCTACTGGATGACACGAAACCCGCCTCTCCGACGCCAGAAACCAGCAGTCGCCCCCCGGTGGCGCCGAGCACCCGTAGCACCAAAAAACTAGTCGCCAACTTACCCAGTACTAGCCGCGACCCAATGCTATTTGCCCTTGCAATGGTACTCTTCAACCCCCGCGGCGCGGCAAATCAGCACCTCGCACTCGGCGCAGACGAGACCTCCGCGGCCGCAAATCTACTCAGCGATATTCTAAAATTACTCAACAAACGTCCCGGCTCTAGCACCGCCATGCTACTGGGCCACTGGTATGGCCAAGCTGAGTACGACATTTTAATTGAGGCTCTAAAAACCATCGCCTTACTCGGCCCCGAGCTAGACGATGAAAAGGCCCAACTCGCCTTTTTAGACACTCTCAGCCACCTCGACACCCAAAAATCGCAACAACATTTGCGCCAACAAGTTGAACAATTGCGAGAACACGGCCAACTCGACAAAGCTGTCAGTGACGGCTACGCTGAACTGAGTGACGACCTCAAACAACAGCTCTTGGCCATTCAACAGCTACTCAAGCACAAACATCAGCGCTAATACTTTGGCCAATCCCTGAACACAGCCGGAATTTACTGGTCGTATAGGGTGTAAATAGAGTATAATTTGCGGCTAATTTTTCACCTGCACCTAGCGAGTAATTTGAAAGAATGAGTGACTCTAAGCATCAATCGCGACTCAAGCAACTCATTGCCAAAGGCAAGGAGCAGGGTTATCTAACGTACTCTGAGGTCAACGACCACCTGCCGGAAGACATTTCTGATCCGGATCAGGTCGAAGAAATCATTCAAATGATCAATGACATGGGTATCCAGGTGTTTGAACACGCACCTGATGAAGATACCCTGATCATGGCTGGCGGCGATTCGCCAGATGATATTGCCGCTGCCGAAGCAGCCGCAGCGCTGGCCGCCGTTGAAACCGAAACTGGTCGCACCACCGATCCCGTGCGCATGTATATGCGTGAAATGGGTACGGTTGAGCTGCTGACCCGCGAAGGCGAAATTGTTATCGCCAAGCGCATTGAGGAAGGCATACGGGAAGTGATGGCCGCGCTGGCCTACTACCCCGGCGTTGTCACCGGCATTTTGGCCCAGTACGACAAAGTAGCCACCGAAGAGCGCCGTTTGGGCGACATTATGAGCGGCTACTTGAACCCCGCTGAAAATGTGCAATCACCTCAGCAGCAGGCTGCTGCTGCCGCTGAAGCCGCCGAGGCAAACAACACTACCGCTGACGCCGAAGACGAAGACGAAGCCGTATCTGGCCCAGATCCAGAAGAAGCCCGTATTCGCTTTGCCGCGCTGCAAGAGCAATCTGACAGAGTAGAAGCGTCTATTGCCGAACATGGCCGCTACAGCAAGCAAACCGCAAAAGAACTAAACGAACTGGGCGAGATCTTTAAGTATTTCAAACTTACCCCTGCCATGTTCGACCCCCTCATTGAAGAAGTACGCACTACATTGAGCTCTATTCGCTCAATGGAACGGGAAATCATGACCGTTTGCGTGAAGAATGTCGGTATCGATCGCAAAGAGTTTATTCGCAGCTTTCAGGGTAATGAAGCCAACCTCAAATGGGGCGATGAGCTGCTTAAAAAGCACCCTAAACTGGCCGACTACAGCGATGTTATTCGCCGTCTCCAGAATAAGATTGCCCATATCGAAGAGCGTCAAGACCTGACCATCTCCGACATCAAAGAAATTAACCGCCGGGTTTCTATCGGCGAAGCGCGCGCCCGCCGCGCCAAGAAAGAAATGGTTGAGGCCAACCTGCGTCTGGTTATTTCGATTGCTAAAAAATACACCAACCGCGGCCTGCAATTCCTCGATTTGATTCAGGAAGGCAACATCGGCCTGATGAAAGCGGTAGACAAGTTTGAATACCGTCGTGGTTACAAATTCTCTACCTATGCAACTTGGTGGATTCGTCAGGCGATCACCCGCTCTATTGCCGACCAAGCGCGGACTATTCGTATTCCTGTGCACATGATCGAAACCATCAACAAGCTCAACCGTATCTCGCGGCAGATGCTTCAGGAGATGGGCCGTGAGCCAACGCCAGAAGAGCTTGGCGAGCGCATGGAAATGCCAGAAGACAAGGTTCGTAAAGTACTGAAGATTGCCAAAGAGCCAATCTCAATGGAAACCCCAATTGGCGATGACGAAGATTCGCACTTAGGTGATTTCATTGAAGACGGCACAATCTCTTCACCAATCGAATCAGCGACCGGCGAAGGTCTTCGCGAAGCGACTAAAGACGTACTGGCTGGCCTAACCGCTCGCGAAGCAAAAGTACTGAGAATGCGCTTTGGTATTGATATGAATACCGACCACACTCTTGAAGAGGTTGGTAAGCAGTTTGACGTTACCCGCGAGCGAATTCGTCAAATTGAAGCTAAGGCACTGCGCAAATTGCGGCACCCAACCCGCTCAGATCACCTGCGCAGCTTCCTCGACGAGTAAGTCTGTTGTGGCCGAGGCAGCGCCTCGGCCGCAAACTCGACACCGAGTGATTTAAAAACAAAGCACACGGACTACAGATTAATGCCTTTACGCCTTTCCTGCCTTACCCTGCTCTGCACTTTTGTTATTAGCGCCTGCCAAACCCCGCCTACGCCTCGTACTCCAGAACCTATCGAGATACAAACGGCACTGCAGCATTTGGAAAATAAGCAATACCAAGCAGCGGCAACAAGTTTCCAAGCGGCTCTCAACACGGGTAGCGAGCGCGTAAGCCAGCAAGCACTTGCGGGGCTGTGTTTACTACACCTGCAAAACCAAGACATTGCGGCGGCTACGAGTAGCCTCGACGAGCTTTATCAACGCGCACTGCGCAAGCCACAAGGCGATAACAGCCTTCAAATGTTGCGTATTAGCTTACAGCTTAATTTAGAAAACACACTGCGCCTGAACCTAGAAAGCCAAAGCCGACAAGCAGCCGAAGCGAAGCAGCAACAGCTCCATAATGAAACCCTAGCCTTGCAGCGCGCACTGGCAAAACTGCGTCAACTGAGCCTGCAGTAAGGGCTTACACCATTTAACTGCGATTTAAATACGCGCCCAACTGATCACACAGGCTCTGAATATCGGACTCCGTCTGGGCCAGCATAATCGGTACCTTGCGGCCATAATCTTTACGCAAAAACGCTAAGAAATCGTTTACCGCATCCGTATCGCTGTGCGGCCCTACGATGATCAGCTGCCACGGCAGATCCTCCAGCAAGGCCTTCGCCTTGGCGACCTCCACACAGTGATAAATTTCCCAATATTCCGCGCCGGGCAATAGCGCGATAGCTTTAGCTAACGCGTCGCCTTGTTCAAGCAATAATAAATTGCCGACCGCGGTAGCTGGCAGTAACTCGTGAACAACGGCTGTTAATGTTGCACTATCTACCGGCTTCACTAAGTATTCATTTGCGCCCAGCAACAAGCTCAAGTCACGCTCATTGAGCATCGATAGCATTAATACCGGCACATCAAACAGTGCCTGATCACTGCGCAAATTGTGCAACACTTGCCAGCCATCCATACCAGGCATCATCACATCGAGAATAATGACGTCTGGACGCTGGGACCTTGCCATACGCATGCCCTCAACACCCGAATTAGCCAGATGCACCTTATACCCAGCCTTGACCAGTGTTCGCGCACTTAACTCCAATGCTGCTGGGTCGTCATCTATAACCAGCACATCGCCAATACTAGCGCCGTCAAACTCCGTGCTTAAACCAAGTTCTTGAGCATCTAACGGCAGTACCAGCTCAAATCGCGAGCCCTTACCTTGCTGACTTTCAGCGGTAATCGATCCCCCTAATAATTCGGCAAATTTGCGGGATATCGTCAAACCCAAACCGGAGCCACCGTACTGTTTGGTAGTCGACAAATCAGCCTGTACAAAGGCGTCAAACACCCGCCCCAGTTGCTCCTCAGTCATACCAATACCATTGTCACGGACCTCTGCAACAAGGTAGGAGCGACCACTCACCGACTTTTCCAACACTGAGAGGTGGACATCTCCCTGCCGCGTAAACTTAGCCGCATTACTGAGCAGGTTTAAAAGTATTTGGCGCAAGCGCGTTACATCGGTTCGTATCAATTCACTCTGGAGTTCAAAATGACAGTGCAAGGTGTTGCCATTCTTGGCCATTAGTGGCGCCATCGTCACTTCAACGTCACGTAACACTTCCTCTAACGCAACATCTTCCCAATAGACCGCCATGCGCCCAGATTCAATTTTCGAGATATCCAAGACATCATTAATCAGGGTGAGCAGATGTTTACCGGCAAGCTGGATCTTCGCTAAATCCGGGCGCAGGCGCTCGACCGGCATTTCAGGCTCGTCTTCAATATCCTCAAGCAGCATTTCAGAGTAGCCAATAATGGCATTCATCGGTGTGCGCAATTCATGACTCATATTCGCCATAAAGCCACTTTTGGCCTGATTGGCCGCATCCGCTCGACGACTGGCATCGCGAACCCGCGCCATCGCTTCACGCAAATTAGAGGCCATGTCATCAAAGGACTTGGCGAGCTGGCCAAACTCATCGTAGCCCATATCGCCAATGCTGTAGTCAAAATTGCCACTACCCCACTCAGCAGTACCCTTCTGTAATTGCCGAATAGAGCGGCGGGTATAGCGGGTCATGTAATAACCCAGAATGAAGGTCGTTAGCAGTGCCAACAAAAACACTCCCAACGCAACCTTGTTCGTCTTGCTCACGACATTACGCAAGCCGACGTTAATTTCATCTGAACGAGTCAATAAATACCATTCATTGGCGCTAATTCTGCCGCTTAGCGCCTCATATTCACGCTGCAGGCTCTCTGTATCTAACTCACTGCCACGTTCGAGAAAATCACGCCAGCGGCGCAACATTAATTGCGCTTCCAAATACTGATAACGCCCCTCTTCGAGATACTCTTGCAAATCATCGTTCAGCTCGCCCTCGAGCGCCAATAAAGCATCGATGGTGCTAAGTAACTCCTGCCGTTCTGCGGCGGTAATACGGTTTTCGACCCCTGACTCCGACAAGGCATCAACGACCAAAATTTTACGGTGGGTACTGTACATTCGCTGACTGAAATCATTGAGTTCAGACTGGGTGCGAATAACATGCTGCAACAACCAGACATTACGTCGCCGCGAGTCGTTGCCCCAAACCTGAATAAGCACACTACCCAGAGATAGCATTAAAATAGCGACAAATGATAAAGTCAGCCGACGGGTGAAACTCATTCCACGCGTCCTAGCAAGCGTTCAATTTTTGACAGGAGACGCGGCAGATCAACCGGTTTGGTATCGTAATCGTCACAGCCCGCCTGCAATGCGCGCTGCCGGTCATCAGCCATAGCATGAGCAGTCAGGGCAATAATGGGAATATGACTAAGCCCGCTATCGGCCTTCATTTCACTTGCCACTTGCCAACCGTCCTTCACGGGCAAGCTCATATCCAATAGTAGCAAGTCAGGCATTTCTGCTCGGCACAGGTCAATGCCTTGCTGACCATCTATGGCCAGCAACACTTGGTAGCCCTTGCGCTGTAATCGTCGACTCAGCATATCGCGATTCATTTCATTGTCTTCAACCAGTAATACTTTTGGCATCAATTTCTCGCTCAAGATGTAAGTGTCGGCAATTTACTAAGCTCATCGCGCAGAGCAACCGTGGCCGAGGTCACGGTTAGCGTATAGATATCGTCTTGTTTATCAGTAATTTTGGCGTAACAACTTTCAGTCAAACCTTCCACCCGTACATCTGCTAACAAGGCCAATGGTTCTGTGCTCTGCAAACGCAGCTGCTCACCCGCCACCGCCACTAGCAAGCCGGTCAAGCCCTGGTCGGCAACTTGCTTGGCTGCCATCAAACTCAATTTCAACGCAATCGGCGGCTGCACCGCCTGCCACTGGCATTGAACAGATTCCAGCAGCAAGTCATAGGGTAAGCCCACCCCGAGTATTTCAGCTAATTCGAGCGGCTCGACCATGCCTTTTAAATCCACCGCAACGCCTTTGCCGGTCAATACTTCCACCGACGCTGCCGCCACGGTCGCGGGTGAGGCTAATATTTGCCCGCCCACAGTACAAGACTCTATTCGGCCAGTAAGATTCACATTGTGACCAACCACGCCGTATTTGGAGCGCAGCTCCGATCCGATATTTCCAGCCACCACATCGCCGGTATTCAAACCAATACCAATCGCAATTTCGGGCAAGTTATCGGCACGGTTGCGGGCATTCACTTCTTTAATCGCCAATTGCATCGCTAGCGCGCAGGCCAATGCGCGGTCGCAGTCATCTTTATCGCTCACCGGCGCACCAAAAATCGCCAGAATTCCATCACCAACAAACTCATCAACCGTGCCACGATAACGCTGAATAATTTCAGTCATCACCCCAAGGTAATTGTTCAGCAGCTGCACGCACTGCTCCGGTGCTAACTGCTCGCTAATCGCCGAAAAGCCCCGAATATCCGCCATGAGTATGGTGACGGTGCGACGCTCGCCCCCCATGCTCAAGCCATTATTATCGTCTAGCAGTCGCTGTACGATTTCATCTGACAAATAGCGACCAAAAACCTTGCGAATAAAGCGCTGACTCTTTTCCAGCTCAGCCAAATACTCCCGCTCGCGATCTTGCCAGCGCTTGGCCTCCAATAGCGCGCCAATTCGCGCCCGCAACAAGGTTGCATTCACCGGCTTAAGTAAGTAATCACTTGCACCCGCGTCTATACACCGCACCGCGCCCTCTTCATCCTGCATACCACTAACGACAATTACCGGAATGCGACGCAAAGCTTCATCACTGCGAATCACCTGCAGCACTTCATAGCCGTTCATATCCGGCATCACCAAATCGAGCAGTACCAAGTCTGGATTGGCACTGCGCATCACCTCTAGGCAGCGCTCGCCGCTCGCGGCCTCAATTACCATATGATCTTGGCGCTGCAACTGATGGGCCAATAAATCTCGGCTGCTGTCGTTGTCATCCACCACCAAAATACTGCCGGTGAGATGATCTTTATCATCGCGAATAATGCCCCGCTTAAAACTCTGAAACATCGCGGCAATGGGATCCGCTTTTGCAGATTCAGTGGCCTGCAACGAAAAGCCGTCTAAGCGCTCTTGAAACAGCCGCGACTGGTGCCGAATTTGGCTGAGAAATGCTTGCGCTTCGGCCGCATCGCAATCCTCCATCAACATCTCGCTATAACCATCGACCAAGCCAATAGCATTGCGCAAGTCGTGGCGCAGACGGGAAATCTCGGTTTGCGACGTCACACTGAGGGTCGAAACCACCTGCAGCACATCAAGTATTTCAGCCGCCGCACGAGCAATGCGCTGGGCATCAGCCAGCAGCGCGCCGTCACCCGCAATCGCCGGTAATTCCAGCAGGGACTCGGTATACGCAGCCACCGACGCCAGCGGCGCCTGTAGCGACTGACGCTTATCATCAAGATACGCCTTAAAAATCCGCTCTTTGTCGTCCAAAGTCATTTCCTTCTACCAGACCATGTCCACTAGATTATTGCACTTAAACAGCACTTAAGCACAAAAATAGCATGGCACCTCAATGACTTCCGACAAACAAGGGATTAAGGAAGCGCTGGCCAACTGGCCTCACCAGCATTATAATGCGCGCTGTTTTTCCGGTGTACACGCCAAGGCGCGTAATCAAACCACCGCAGCTGAACTGATTGGCGTAACTAAATTCACGATTTAGCCCACACCAACAGCACTCAGCACAAGAAAAATGGGCCTTTAGCTCAGTTGGTTAGAGCATCCGACTCATAATCGGCAGGTCCCCAGTTCAAGTCTGGGAAGGCCCACCATTTTTCTTACTGGCTTCTTACTCAATAAACTCCTGTTCGTGGAAGTATAGATTGGCATCACTCGCTGATGCGCCAGCCGCTGCCTGTTCGTCTATTAATTCAAGTCAATATAAGCTCGTCCCTCGACCTCGCACACATCATAATTTTAATGTCGGCATATTCACACGCGATAAAGCGATGACAGCATTGCCAAAAGCATTCACTAGCATCCACTATCGAATAATGATTTACAGAGCGCTTTCCAATCGAGGGTAAGCGCTATAGCAAACTGAAATTATCGGCTTAATTATTCTTATATGAGAAACGTTTTTGCTATCTACTTCGGGGAAAGGAGAGAAATAAACAAAAGCCCCTTATATTGCATTCAACATAAGGGGCCTTTAATACAGCGATGGCTCTTCGAATTAGCGAAAACCTAGTCTGCCGCTTCCAAATGCTTGCTGATTCGCAGTGCCAACAAGGTACAGAGTGCGCCGGAGATCAAATACAAACTCACTGCCATCAGCCCAAAATGCACTGATAGGCCAAGGGCAATTAACGGCGCAAACGCAGCGCCAAACAGCCATGCAAAATCTGAAGTTAATGCCGCACCAGCGTAGCGGAAGCGCCGCTCAAAATTGGCGGTTAAGGTGCCCGAAGCTTGGCCGTAAGAGACACCGAGCAGTGCAAATCCAAGCAATATAAAGGTGTCTTGCATTACTGGAGTGCCACTCATCAGCATTGGTGTAAACAATGCAAAAATGCCAATAAGCACCGCCATCAATGACACGGTGGTGCGTTTGCCAATACGATCAGCAATAACACCGGAGGCAACGGTTGCAATGATACCAATGCAAGCACCGAACACCTGAACAATTAATACATTGCCAATTAATTGCGACTCACCCAAAGCGATCCACGACAGCGGAAAGATGGTCACAATATGAAACAAAGCATAGCTAGCGAGTGCGGCAAAAGCACCCAAGAAAATATTTGGCCCCTGCTTTTCCAGCATTTCGCTAGTACTAA
It includes:
- the dnaG gene encoding DNA primase, with product MAAKGRIPQSFIDELLSRVDIVDVINRRVALKKTGKNYSARCPFHDEKTPSFSVNPDKQFYYCFGCGAGGNAIGFIMDYDRQDFPGAVDNLSSLAGLEVPREEISPQQQIKQERRKTIYDLMEKVASYYQKQLREHPQAQRAVDYLKQRGLSGRIARDFDIGFAPPGWDNLLKTLGDNDEHRQQLIDGGMLIEKEDGKLYDRFRDRIMFPIRDNRGRVIAFGGRVLGDDKPKYLNSPETDIFHKGKELYGLYQARQNNRHLEQLLVVEGYMDVVALAQHGIMTGIATLGTASNTEHLRTAFRYASELIFCFDGDAAGRKAAERALENALPTMEDGRRIRFLFLPEGDDPDSVVNRDGAAGFQKLLAQAQPLERYFFESFHSQTDPSTLEGKARLSKLALPMLQLLPPGVFRQLMLDSLAERTGLSRHALDQLLDDTKPASPTPETSSRPPVAPSTRSTKKLVANLPSTSRDPMLFALAMVLFNPRGAANQHLALGADETSAAANLLSDILKLLNKRPGSSTAMLLGHWYGQAEYDILIEALKTIALLGPELDDEKAQLAFLDTLSHLDTQKSQQHLRQQVEQLREHGQLDKAVSDGYAELSDDLKQQLLAIQQLLKHKHQR
- the rpoD gene encoding RNA polymerase sigma factor RpoD, translating into MSDSKHQSRLKQLIAKGKEQGYLTYSEVNDHLPEDISDPDQVEEIIQMINDMGIQVFEHAPDEDTLIMAGGDSPDDIAAAEAAAALAAVETETGRTTDPVRMYMREMGTVELLTREGEIVIAKRIEEGIREVMAALAYYPGVVTGILAQYDKVATEERRLGDIMSGYLNPAENVQSPQQQAAAAAEAAEANNTTADAEDEDEAVSGPDPEEARIRFAALQEQSDRVEASIAEHGRYSKQTAKELNELGEIFKYFKLTPAMFDPLIEEVRTTLSSIRSMEREIMTVCVKNVGIDRKEFIRSFQGNEANLKWGDELLKKHPKLADYSDVIRRLQNKIAHIEERQDLTISDIKEINRRVSIGEARARRAKKEMVEANLRLVISIAKKYTNRGLQFLDLIQEGNIGLMKAVDKFEYRRGYKFSTYATWWIRQAITRSIADQARTIRIPVHMIETINKLNRISRQMLQEMGREPTPEELGERMEMPEDKVRKVLKIAKEPISMETPIGDDEDSHLGDFIEDGTISSPIESATGEGLREATKDVLAGLTAREAKVLRMRFGIDMNTDHTLEEVGKQFDVTRERIRQIEAKALRKLRHPTRSDHLRSFLDE
- a CDS encoding ATP-binding protein; this translates as MSFTRRLTLSFVAILMLSLGSVLIQVWGNDSRRRNVWLLQHVIRTQSELNDFSQRMYSTHRKILVVDALSESGVENRITAAERQELLSTIDALLALEGELNDDLQEYLEEGRYQYLEAQLMLRRWRDFLERGSELDTESLQREYEALSGRISANEWYLLTRSDEINVGLRNVVSKTNKVALGVFLLALLTTFILGYYMTRYTRRSIRQLQKGTAEWGSGNFDYSIGDMGYDEFGQLAKSFDDMASNLREAMARVRDASRRADAANQAKSGFMANMSHELRTPMNAIIGYSEMLLEDIEDEPEMPVERLRPDLAKIQLAGKHLLTLINDVLDISKIESGRMAVYWEDVALEEVLRDVEVTMAPLMAKNGNTLHCHFELQSELIRTDVTRLRQILLNLLSNAAKFTRQGDVHLSVLEKSVSGRSYLVAEVRDNGIGMTEEQLGRVFDAFVQADLSTTKQYGGSGLGLTISRKFAELLGGSITAESQQGKGSRFELVLPLDAQELGLSTEFDGASIGDVLVIDDDPAALELSARTLVKAGYKVHLANSGVEGMRMARSQRPDVIILDVMMPGMDGWQVLHNLRSDQALFDVPVLMLSMLNERDLSLLLGANEYLVKPVDSATLTAVVHELLPATAVGNLLLLEQGDALAKAIALLPGAEYWEIYHCVEVAKAKALLEDLPWQLIIVGPHSDTDAVNDFLAFLRKDYGRKVPIMLAQTESDIQSLCDQLGAYLNRS
- a CDS encoding response regulator gives rise to the protein MPKVLLVEDNEMNRDMLSRRLQRKGYQVLLAIDGQQGIDLCRAEMPDLLLLDMSLPVKDGWQVASEMKADSGLSHIPIIALTAHAMADDRQRALQAGCDDYDTKPVDLPRLLSKIERLLGRVE
- a CDS encoding adenylate/guanylate cyclase domain-containing protein, whose protein sequence is MTLDDKERIFKAYLDDKRQSLQAPLASVAAYTESLLELPAIAGDGALLADAQRIARAAAEILDVLQVVSTLSVTSQTEISRLRHDLRNAIGLVDGYSEMLMEDCDAAEAQAFLSQIRHQSRLFQERLDGFSLQATESAKADPIAAMFQSFKRGIIRDDKDHLTGSILVVDDNDSSRDLLAHQLQRQDHMVIEAASGERCLEVMRSANPDLVLLDLVMPDMNGYEVLQVIRSDEALRRIPVIVVSGMQDEEGAVRCIDAGASDYLLKPVNATLLRARIGALLEAKRWQDREREYLAELEKSQRFIRKVFGRYLSDEIVQRLLDDNNGLSMGGERRTVTILMADIRGFSAISEQLAPEQCVQLLNNYLGVMTEIIQRYRGTVDEFVGDGILAIFGAPVSDKDDCDRALACALAMQLAIKEVNARNRADNLPEIAIGIGLNTGDVVAGNIGSELRSKYGVVGHNVNLTGRIESCTVGGQILASPATVAAASVEVLTGKGVAVDLKGMVEPLELAEILGVGLPYDLLLESVQCQWQAVQPPIALKLSLMAAKQVADQGLTGLLVAVAGEQLRLQSTEPLALLADVRVEGLTESCYAKITDKQDDIYTLTVTSATVALRDELSKLPTLTS